In Spinacia oleracea cultivar Varoflay chromosome 5, BTI_SOV_V1, whole genome shotgun sequence, a single window of DNA contains:
- the LOC110789879 gene encoding protein Asterix translates to MSTSGSDPRLPSAAKPFNRAPHDVPPELPVDYSGFIAVLFAVIGVMLKYKLGSWLAIVFCAQSLVNMKNMENDLKQISMAMMFAIMGLVTTYMGPRPSSAKA, encoded by the exons ATGTCAACATCAGGAAGCGATCCAAGGTTACCATCGGCGGCGAAGCCATTCAACAGAGCTCCTCACGATGTTCCCCCGGAACTCCCCGTCGATTACTCCGGCTTTATCGCCGTCTTATTCGCCGTCATCGGTGTCATGCTCAAG TATAAGTTGGGATCTTGGCTCGCTATAGTCTTTTGTGCACAATCACTGGTGAACATGAAAAATATGGAGAATGATCTTAAGCAAATTTCCATGGCTATGAT GTTTGCAATAATGGGATTGGTGACAACTTACATGGGGCCGCGACCATCAAGCGCAAAAGCATGA
- the LOC130461318 gene encoding uncharacterized protein, with product MEAIEADFVPGSDVPEVAGEKKESADLPFEREKSPDKEMIDLSGPEAAVPEVQKEVPSAGEEEQPEQGLTRKRRHSTLGSTSTSALDRLIHADPCSDVPLKRIPEEVREAMARYARAPILGEDPLAHVGSLVGPEAARENLLRANPQWRVPGAEERNPAMMAQYYLNEAVFWSSFASECSSVEEKQLRKYREAYARDIPILDQKAGQLLSELTELKQLYLHYSREARESAEKIGTEVGQLIFRVEEDAEKIASFAEEKKDMAAKFASELEEKDRLFQEMKSKFEAADKEHKEVELRLHHFVQHRELIQQQADKVPVLRLKLREKDDYVRKLEQERVNLYTADQCL from the exons atggaggcgattgaagccgattttgttcctggttcggatgtccctgaggtagctggggagaagaaggagtctgctgatcttcccttcgagagggagaagagtccagacaaggagatgatagatctctcgggccccgaagctgcggtccccgaggttcagaaggaggttccctctgctggagaggaggagcagcccgagcaaggtttgacgaggaagaggcgccactcaactttgggttctacttctacctcggccctggataggctgatccatgctgatccctgttcggatgttccgctaaaacggatccccgaagaagtaagggaggcgatggctcgatatgccagggctccgattttgggagaggaccccttggctcacgtgggatccttggtgggccccgaggctgctcgggagaatctgcttcgtgctaacccgcagtggagggttcctggggccgaagagaggaatccggctatgatggcccagtactatctgaacgag gctgttttctggtcttcgttcgcttccgagtgtagctcggttgaggagaaacaactgaggaaatatcgtgaggcttatgctcgtgatattcccattttggaccagaaggctgggcaactcctctccgagcttacggaactcaagcagctgtaccttcactatagtcgcgaggctagagagtctgctgagaagatcgggaccgaggttggccagctcatcttccgagttgaagaggatgctgagaagatcgcttcctttgctgaggaaaagaaggatatggccgctaagttcgctagcgaacttgaGGAAAAAGATAGACTCTTCCAGGAGATGAAGTCTAAATTTGAAGCGGCCGACAAGGAGCATAAAGAGGTGGAGTTAAGGCTCCACCATTTTGTCCAGCATCGGGAGCTGATCCAGCAGCAAGCTGATAAGGTGCCTGTCCTTCGGCTGAagcttcgggaaaaggatgactATGTTCGGAAGCTGGAGCAGGAGCGAGTcaacctctacactgctgatcagt GTCTTTAG